From Quercus lobata isolate SW786 chromosome 1, ValleyOak3.0 Primary Assembly, whole genome shotgun sequence, one genomic window encodes:
- the LOC115957984 gene encoding uncharacterized protein LOC115957984, producing MNCIQQVVIVIHHKLVAIITAQTVSGNSSLLSFVRYHEIYQKHYCTEHRISRQKIMEQGFQGQWSIILKISGVKHRRKKRAAFAYEARNRQGTVVFYGCSSSAANSVSVALLEGLREAAVTAFRLQYNQILVLSNCNFLVQLFNTGQVPDWEGKTLFADLQSLKQRGICLSFRWIPAFVLVNVYNMAVMASSAPMHFQWPQHLTL from the exons ATGAATTGTATCCAACAAGTGGTCATAGTCATACATCATAAACTCGTTGCCATAATCACTGCTCAGACAGTCTCTGGTAACTCTTCGCTGTTATCATTCGTGAG GTACCATGAGATCTATCAAAAGCATTACTGTACTGAGCATAGGATATCTAGGCAGAAAATTATGGAGCAAGGGTTTCAAGGGCAATGGAGCATCATCCTCAAGATTTCTGGTGTCAAgcatagaagaaagaaaagagctGCATTTGCTTATGAGGCTAGGAACAGGCAGGGTACAGTGGTGTTCTACGGATGCAGCAGCAGTGCCGCTAACTCAGTCTCAGTTGCTTTGCTTGAAGGTCTTAGAGAAGCAGCTGTAACAGCTTTTAGGCTTCAATACAACCAGATTTTGGTTTTGAgcaattgtaattttttggttCAGTTGTTTAACACAGGCCAAGTACCGGATTGGGAAGGAAAAACCTTGTTTGCTGATCTGCAGTCCTTAAAGCAAAGGGGTATTTGTCTTTCCTTCCGTTGGATCCCTGCTTTTGTGCTTGTTAATGTATATAATATGGCTGTTATGGCCTCCAGTGCTCCCATGCACTTTCAATGGCCGCAGCACCTAACGTTGTAG